Proteins from a single region of Streptomyces spectabilis:
- a CDS encoding polyprenol monophosphomannose synthase, which produces MSNGGGIGEAADEGRQFGPLGQALVIIPTYNEAENIQAIVGRVRTAVPEAHVLVADDNSPDGTGKIADELAGEDDHVHVLHRKGKEGLGAAYLAGFSWGLEHGYGVLVEMDADGSHQPEELPRLLTALKGADLVLGSRWVPGGRVVNWPKSREFLSRGGSTYSRLLLDVPIRDVTGGYRAFRSETLAGLGLGDVASQGYCFQVDLARRAVKAGYHVVEVPITFVEREHGDSKMSRDIVAEALWRVTAWGVGERVGKALGRKPSDPRS; this is translated from the coding sequence GTGAGCAACGGCGGCGGGATCGGCGAAGCGGCGGACGAGGGACGGCAGTTCGGCCCGCTCGGCCAGGCCTTGGTGATCATCCCGACCTACAACGAGGCGGAGAACATCCAGGCGATCGTGGGCCGGGTGCGCACCGCTGTGCCCGAGGCGCACGTGCTCGTCGCCGACGACAACAGCCCCGACGGCACCGGGAAGATCGCGGACGAGCTGGCGGGTGAGGACGACCACGTCCACGTGCTGCACCGCAAGGGCAAGGAGGGCCTCGGCGCCGCCTATCTCGCGGGCTTCTCCTGGGGTCTGGAGCACGGCTACGGCGTCCTGGTCGAGATGGACGCCGACGGCTCGCACCAGCCCGAGGAACTGCCGCGCCTGCTCACCGCCCTCAAGGGCGCCGACCTGGTGCTCGGCTCGCGCTGGGTGCCGGGCGGACGGGTCGTCAACTGGCCCAAGTCGCGCGAGTTCCTGTCGCGCGGCGGCAGCACGTACTCCCGGCTGCTCCTCGACGTGCCGATCCGCGACGTCACCGGCGGCTACCGCGCCTTCCGCAGCGAGACCCTGGCAGGGCTCGGGCTCGGCGACGTGGCGTCCCAGGGCTACTGCTTCCAGGTCGACCTGGCCCGGCGGGCCGTCAAGGCGGGCTACCACGTCGTGGAGGTGCCCATCACCTTCGTGGAGCGGGAGCACGGCGACAGCAAGATGAGCCGTGACATCGTCGCCGAGGCGCTGTGGCGGGTCACCGCCTGGGGCGTGGGGGAGCGGGTCGGCAAGGCCCTGGGCCGCAAGCCGTCCGACCCCCGCTCCTGA